From Bombus vancouverensis nearcticus chromosome 15, iyBomVanc1_principal, whole genome shotgun sequence, the proteins below share one genomic window:
- the ScsbetaA gene encoding succinyl-coenzyme A synthetase beta subunit, ADP-forming, which yields MATMLSRTISIVENFTRFNGSKILGCKTNLVKQSVRNLNVHEHISYSLLNEAGVPTPKFGVAKTADEAAKLAADLKTKDIVLKAQVLAGGRGKGHFKGTSISGVKMCETPEEAKKLASQMLGKLLITKQTGEAGRICNAVMVTQRMFPRKEYYLAVMMERAFGGPVIIASSQGGVNIEEVAATNPSAIMYEPIDIHKGITKEQADRIVVKLGLQNVKDYISNIIMNLYKMFLKKDALLLEVNPLAEDVNGEYFALDCKCRFDDNAEFRQKELFSLRDWSQEDTKEVEAAKYDLNYIALDGNIGCMVNGAGLAMATMDIIKLHGGEPANFLDVGGGASTSAVKEAFKIITSDSRVHALLVNIFGGIMRCDVIAEGIIAATKELSLKIPVVVRLQGTNVDEAKALIANAGLKIVPIDDLDEAARVAVKLSTIVKLAQSENLSVNFEIPSIS from the exons ATGGCCACCATGTTGTCTCGGACTATCTCAATCGTTGAAAATTTTACCCGATTCAATGGGTCAAAG atACTGGGATGCAAAACCAACTTAGTAAAGCAATCAGTCAGGAATTTGAATGTTCATGAACACATCAGTTACAGTTTATTAAATGAAGCTGGAGTTCCAACTCCTAAATTTGGAGTTGCTAAAACTGCAGATGAAGCTGCCAAACTTGCTGCTGATTTGAAGACTAAAGATATTGTTTTGAAGGCACAAGTCTTAGCTGGTGGTAGAGGAAAGGGACATTTTAAAGGAACTAGCATTAGTGGTGTAAAGATGTGTGAAAC accAGAAGAAGCAAAAAAATTAGCCAGTCAAATGTTAGGTAAATTGCTAATTACTAAACAGACAGGTGAAGCAGGTAGGATATGCAATGCAGTGATGGTTACACAACGTATGTTTCCTCGTAAAGAATACTATCTTGCAGTTATGATGGAAAGAGCCTTTGGT gGTCCAGTCATAATAGCTTCAAGTCAAGGTGGTGTAAATATTGAGGAGGTTGCTGCAACAAATCCTAGTGCTATCATGTATGAGCCCATTGATATACATAAGGGTATTACGAAAGAGCAAGCAGATCGAATTGTTGTTAAACTTGGACTTCAGAATGTTAAAGATTATATTTCTAACATCATCATGAACCTGTATAAGATGTTTCTTAAGAAAGATGCTCTTTTATTAGAAGTGAATCCTTTAGCAGAAGATGTTAATGGAGAAT ATTTTGCTTTGGACTGCAAGTGCAGATTTGATGATAATGCTGAATTTAGGCAAAAAGAACTATTTTCCTTAAGAGATTGGAGTCAGGAAGATACTAAAGAAGTTGAAGCTGCTAAATATGATTTAAATTACATTGCACTTGATGGTAACATTGGTTGTATGGTAAATGGAGCTGGTTTAGCTATGGCTACTATGGACATCATAAAATTGCATGGAGGTGAACCAGCTAATTTCTTAGATGTAGGCGGTGGTGCGTCTACATCTGCTGTGAAAGAAgcatttaaaataattacatcAGATTCACGA GTCCACGCTCTTTTGGTTAACATATTTGGTGGAATAATGAGATGTGATGTTATCGCAGAGGGAATTATTGCTGCAACTAAAGAACTTAGCTTAAAAATTCCTGTTGTTGTTCGATTACAG GGTACAAATGTAGACGAAGCAAAAGCTCTTATTGCAAATGCAGGTTTAAAAATTGTACCAATAGATGATCTTGATGAAGCTGCCCGAGTTGCGGTTAAATTATCAACGATTGTTAAATTAGCACAATCTGAAAATCTTAGCGTTAATTTTGAAATACCTTCGATTTCATAA
- the LOC117157245 gene encoding uncharacterized protein LOC117157245 — MEKKEKKKKAGATNGKTGAKRTRGSVRGRSGLRGRGTRVKRNVGTAKKEQTWQAGQNNNNNNNNNNVRGGFVRKRYKKNSGLTRSRSNLTLNQKPNTRGAFNVRRGRGNRFGLTRSRSRTNLTFTQGGFFTNNKTPLKRTNSLPNLRDPTSVHNRLGYQSPAQIAYRNRVKRAKQLLLQRQNQRLSLQNQFRIPQAGKSLLSLQQRSTDRRQQILTSQRRFTTGGLRSDQIARAQRRAQYEQKLMRMNSSRLNTNSNVNFMYTLGNEYSPSTHQRPLTLTPSRNGSAVNSLRPLPRGRSPFRQSVQNLNMVGRSPMFGRQRSRSRSRSRSRTRNTPSSDARPDVDDRTFSEVMYSLSGNLGVTGRTLNDRFSF, encoded by the exons atggagaaaaaggagaaaaagaaaaaggccGGGGCTACTAATGGAAAAACTGGTGCTAAACGCACTCGAGGAAGTGTGCGAGGGCGAAGTGGACTCAGAGGTAGAGGTACCAGAGTAAAGCGTAATGTTGGAACTGCTAAAAAAGAGCAAACATGGCAAGCTGggcaaaataacaataataacaacaataataataatgtgcGTGGTGGTTTTGTGAGAAAACGATATAAGAAAAACAGTGGTTTAACTAGATCACGAAGTAATTTAACATTAAATCAGAAACCTAATACACGAGGAGCTTTTAATGTTCGCCGTGGTCGTGGTAATAGATTTGGTCTGACTCGAAGTAGAAGTCGCACAAACTTGACTTTTACACAAGGAGGcttttttacaaataataagACTCCATTAAAACGAACGAACAGTTTACCAAATTTACGTGATCCAACTTCGGTTCATAATCGACTGGGATATCAAAGCCCTGCTCAAATTGCTTACCGAAATCGTGTTAAAAGAGCAAAACAATTGCTGCTACAAAGACAGAACCAGAGATTATCCTTACAAAACCAATTCAGA ATTCCACAAGCTGGGAAATCATTATTATCACTCCAACAAAGATCCACAGATAGAAGACAACAAATTTTAACTTCTCAACGTCGCTTTACTACTGGTGGATTACGATCAGATCAAATTGCCCGTGCACAAAGACGTGCACAATATGAACAAAAATTAATGAGAATGAA TTCCTCGCGATTAAATACAAACTCAAATGTAAACTTCATGTATACATTGGGAAATGAGTACAGTCCTAGCACGCATCAACGCCCTCTTACTCTTACCCCAAGCAGAAACGGAAGTGCTGTGAACAGTTTGCGCCCATTACCAAGAGGAAGGTCTCCATTTAGACAAAGTGTACAAAATTTGAATATG gTTGGTCGATCACCTATGTTTGGTCGACAACGTTCAAGGTCAAGATCGCGTTCCCGTTCTCGTACACGCAACACTCCTTCATCAGACGCAAGACCAGATGTCGATGATCGTACTTTCAGCGAAGTCATGTATAGCTTGTCCGGAAATCTCGGCGTTACAGGAAGAACGCTTAATGATAGATTTAGTTTTTAA
- the LOC117157155 gene encoding PCNA-associated factor isoform X1 yields the protein MVRTKADRVPTRVAVGSKAPHKTTKSTPVKKSGSSSKGKSYSGGNPYHPRETPEWQKPITCFLNQGSVNQSENLSKAQGAADGGPSQVVKNESD from the exons atggtGAGAACAAAGGCGGATCGCGTCCCTACAAGAG tagCTGTTGGTAGCAAAGCACCACATAAAACTACGAAAAGTACACCAGTTAAGAAATCAGGTAGCAGTAGCAAAG GAAAGAGTTATTCAGGTGGTAATCCGTATCATCCAAGGGAAACTCCAGAATGGCAGAAGCCTATTACATGTTTTCTCAACCAAGGTTCTGTGAATCAATCCGAAAATTTGTCAAAAGCTCAG ggAGCTGCTGATGGAGGTCCTAGCCAAGTAGTAAAAAATGAGTCGGACTAA
- the LOC117157153 gene encoding succinate--CoA ligase [ADP-forming] subunit beta, mitochondrial-like isoform X2, translating into MSIRLSSFTSFCVRKIGRQVTVFILSSHIQQMQIYQRKYFQFLNRTSVIVQQTRHLQVHEHIAYTLLKNSGIPTPPFGVAKTPDEAAKIAADLKTKDIVLKAQVLAGGRGMGHFKDTNVSGVVMCETPEQAKTLTNNMIGKLLITKQTGEAGRICNSVMVTTRMFPRKEYYMAVMLEQSFDGPVVIVSKQGGVNIEDIAATNPEAISYTPVNIMKGLSLEQINQVVDNLGIEGEERKITSLIICNLYELFIEKDALLLEINPFALDICGEYFALDCKCSFDDSSEFRQKELFALQDFTQLDPNEVQASKFNLSYIALDGNIGCMVNGAGLAMATMDLIKYNGGMPANFLDVGGSATEEAVMEAFKIIISDPKVEAIFVNIFGGIMRCDIIAKGIINASKELQLNIPVVVRLQSNLII; encoded by the exons ATGTCCATTAGACTCTCGTCTTTTACATCATTTTGTGTTAGAAAAATAGGAAGACAGGTAACAGTATTTATTTTAAGTAGTCACATACAACAAATGCAAATAtatcaaagaaaatattttcagttTTTAAATCGTACTTCTGTCATTGTTCAACAAACTCGACATTTACAAGTTCATGAACATATCGCATATACTTTATTGAAAAATAGTGGAATTCCAACTCCGCCTTTTGGAGTAGCCAAAACTCCAGACGAGGCTGCCAAGATAGCAGCTGATCTTAAGACAAAAGATATTGTTCTGAAAGCTCAAGTTCTTGCTGGAGGACGTGGAATGGGGCACTTTAAAGATACCAACGTTAGCGGTGTAGTTATGTGTGAAAC GCCTGAACAAGCAAAGACTTTGACTAATAATATGATAGGtaaattgttaataactaaacaAACTGGAGAAGctggtagaatttgtaattcAGTAATGGTGACAACACGTATGTTCCCACGTAAAGAATATTATATGGCAGTAATGTTGGAACAATCTTTTGAT GGTCCTGTTGTAATTGTATCTAAACAGGGCGGTGTAAATATCGAAGACATCGCTGCCACGAATCCGGAAGCTATATCGTATACACCAGTGAATATCATGAAAGGTTTATCACTTGAACAAATAAATCAAGTTGTGGATAACTTAGGTATAGAAGGAGAGGAGAGGAAGATTACATCGTTAATTATTTGTAATCTCTACGAGTTGTTCATCGAGAAAGATGCATTATTACTTGAAATTAATCCATTTGCATTAGATATTTGCGGAGAAT ATTTTGCCTTAGATTGTAAATGTTCTTTTGACGACAGTTCAGAGTTCAGACAAAAGGAACTATTTGCACTGCAAGATTTCACACAACTAGATCCTAACGAAGTCCAAGCATCTAAGTTTAATTTAAGCTATATAGCTTTAGATGGAAATATAGGGTGTATGGTAAATGGTGCTGGATTGGCGATGGCTACTATggatttaataaaatacaatggCGGTATGCCAGCTAATTTTTTAGATGTGGGTGGTAGTGCCACTGAAGAAGCTGTGATGGAagcttttaaaataataatttctgatCCGAAG GTAGAAGCAATTTTCGTAAATATATTTGGTGGTATTATGAGATGTGATATAATCGCGAAAGGTATTATCAATGCGTCCAAAGAGTTACAGTTGAATATTCCCGTAGTTGTAAGACTGCAG TCTAATCTAATCATATAG
- the LOC117157155 gene encoding PCNA-associated factor isoform X2 codes for MVRTKADRVPTRAVGSKAPHKTTKSTPVKKSGSSSKGKSYSGGNPYHPRETPEWQKPITCFLNQGSVNQSENLSKAQGAADGGPSQVVKNESD; via the exons atggtGAGAACAAAGGCGGATCGCGTCCCTACAAGAG CTGTTGGTAGCAAAGCACCACATAAAACTACGAAAAGTACACCAGTTAAGAAATCAGGTAGCAGTAGCAAAG GAAAGAGTTATTCAGGTGGTAATCCGTATCATCCAAGGGAAACTCCAGAATGGCAGAAGCCTATTACATGTTTTCTCAACCAAGGTTCTGTGAATCAATCCGAAAATTTGTCAAAAGCTCAG ggAGCTGCTGATGGAGGTCCTAGCCAAGTAGTAAAAAATGAGTCGGACTAA
- the LOC117157153 gene encoding succinate--CoA ligase [ADP-forming] subunit beta, mitochondrial-like isoform X1 translates to MSIRLSSFTSFCVRKIGRQVTVFILSSHIQQMQIYQRKYFQFLNRTSVIVQQTRHLQVHEHIAYTLLKNSGIPTPPFGVAKTPDEAAKIAADLKTKDIVLKAQVLAGGRGMGHFKDTNVSGVVMCETPEQAKTLTNNMIGKLLITKQTGEAGRICNSVMVTTRMFPRKEYYMAVMLEQSFDGPVVIVSKQGGVNIEDIAATNPEAISYTPVNIMKGLSLEQINQVVDNLGIEGEERKITSLIICNLYELFIEKDALLLEINPFALDICGEYFALDCKCSFDDSSEFRQKELFALQDFTQLDPNEVQASKFNLSYIALDGNIGCMVNGAGLAMATMDLIKYNGGMPANFLDVGGSATEEAVMEAFKIIISDPKVEAIFVNIFGGIMRCDIIAKGIINASKELQLNIPVVVRLQGTNVEEAHRLIREAQLKVISVDDFAQAAESVVKLSLIIKAANSMNLDISFTSKETSAEKSKVGSKKK, encoded by the exons ATGTCCATTAGACTCTCGTCTTTTACATCATTTTGTGTTAGAAAAATAGGAAGACAGGTAACAGTATTTATTTTAAGTAGTCACATACAACAAATGCAAATAtatcaaagaaaatattttcagttTTTAAATCGTACTTCTGTCATTGTTCAACAAACTCGACATTTACAAGTTCATGAACATATCGCATATACTTTATTGAAAAATAGTGGAATTCCAACTCCGCCTTTTGGAGTAGCCAAAACTCCAGACGAGGCTGCCAAGATAGCAGCTGATCTTAAGACAAAAGATATTGTTCTGAAAGCTCAAGTTCTTGCTGGAGGACGTGGAATGGGGCACTTTAAAGATACCAACGTTAGCGGTGTAGTTATGTGTGAAAC GCCTGAACAAGCAAAGACTTTGACTAATAATATGATAGGtaaattgttaataactaaacaAACTGGAGAAGctggtagaatttgtaattcAGTAATGGTGACAACACGTATGTTCCCACGTAAAGAATATTATATGGCAGTAATGTTGGAACAATCTTTTGAT GGTCCTGTTGTAATTGTATCTAAACAGGGCGGTGTAAATATCGAAGACATCGCTGCCACGAATCCGGAAGCTATATCGTATACACCAGTGAATATCATGAAAGGTTTATCACTTGAACAAATAAATCAAGTTGTGGATAACTTAGGTATAGAAGGAGAGGAGAGGAAGATTACATCGTTAATTATTTGTAATCTCTACGAGTTGTTCATCGAGAAAGATGCATTATTACTTGAAATTAATCCATTTGCATTAGATATTTGCGGAGAAT ATTTTGCCTTAGATTGTAAATGTTCTTTTGACGACAGTTCAGAGTTCAGACAAAAGGAACTATTTGCACTGCAAGATTTCACACAACTAGATCCTAACGAAGTCCAAGCATCTAAGTTTAATTTAAGCTATATAGCTTTAGATGGAAATATAGGGTGTATGGTAAATGGTGCTGGATTGGCGATGGCTACTATggatttaataaaatacaatggCGGTATGCCAGCTAATTTTTTAGATGTGGGTGGTAGTGCCACTGAAGAAGCTGTGATGGAagcttttaaaataataatttctgatCCGAAG GTAGAAGCAATTTTCGTAAATATATTTGGTGGTATTATGAGATGTGATATAATCGCGAAAGGTATTATCAATGCGTCCAAAGAGTTACAGTTGAATATTCCCGTAGTTGTAAGACTGCAG GGAACTAACGTAGAAGAAGCTCATCGATTGATACGGGAAGCACAATTGAAAGTTATTTCCGTAGATGATTTTGCTCAAGCTGCTGAATCGGTTGTAAAATTATCTTTAATAATAAAAGCTGCAAATTCTATGAACTTGGACATTTCTTTCACATCCAAAGAAACATCGGCAGAAAAGTCTAAAGTCGGAAGCAAGAAGAAGTaa